A single genomic interval of Lathyrus oleraceus cultivar Zhongwan6 chromosome 7, CAAS_Psat_ZW6_1.0, whole genome shotgun sequence harbors:
- the LOC127107920 gene encoding transcription factor bHLH95 translates to MVTSVDHDQNSGSMRESQLWGDPTNLDNIGGSSKRNLDMNSLNRNEVINEGGVVLVNGKPSRGGLVIKSGKNIKNGKGKGGKYRDSHHEMHIWNERERRKKIRNMFASLHALLPDLPSKVDKSTIVDAAVKEIKNLQQILENLEKKKKDKLRSMSPFVSESSFVMNSQLNSYESTKTIIIDHGSYSYNNKFPISVNETSNTLSLYAPPSKQVAFQTWSSKKFVLNICGGEAQFCICATKKQGVLSKIAFVLEKHMIDVVSINIMRNGNGNMYMILVHASKGSYDTNSMEKTYKQAAGEILKLIS, encoded by the exons ATGGTAACGAGTGTAGATCATGATCAAAATTCCGGTTCCATGAGGGAAAGTCAATTATGGGGTGATCCCACAAATTTAGATAACATTGGTGGGAGTAGCAAAAGAAACTTAGATATGAATTCGTTGAATCGGAACGAAGTAATTAATGAAGGAGGAGTAGTGCTTGTGAATGGAAAACCAAGTCGAGGTGGGCTTGTGATTAAAAGtggaaaaaatattaaaaatggAAAAGGTAAAGGTGGAAAATATCGTGATTCTCATCATGAAATGCACATATGGAATGAGAGAGAAAGGAGAAAGAAAATAAGGAACATGTTTGCTAGCCTTCATGCTTTGCTTCCAGATCTGCCCTCTAAG gTTGATAAGTCAACCATTGTGGATGCAGcagtgaaagaaataaaaaattTACAACAGATTCTTGAAAATCtagaaaagaagaagaaagacaagCTTAGATCTATGTCCCCATTTGTGAGTGAGTCTTCATTTGTGATGAACTCCCAATTGAATTCATATGAATCAACGAAAACTATCATAATTGATCATGGGTCCTATAGTTATAATAATAAATTTCCGATTAGTGTAAATGAAACTTCAAATACGTTATCGCTTTATGCACCTCCATCGAAACAAGTAGCTTTTCAAACTTGGTCTTCTAAAAAATTTGTATTGAACATTTGTGGGGGCGAAGCACAATTCTGCATATGTGCAACTAAGAAGCAGGGGGTCTTGAGTAAAATTGCTTTTGTGTTGGAGAAACATATGATTGATGTTGTATCTATCAACATTATGCGCAATGGAAATGGAAATATGTACATGATTCTAGTTCAT GCAAGCAAAGGTTCATATGACACAAATTCAATGGAGAAAACTTACAAGCAAGCGGCTGGAGAAATTTTGAAGTTGATATCTTAA
- the LOC127107922 gene encoding transcription factor bHLH95 gives MVTSVDHDQNSGSMRESQLWGDPTNLDNIGGSSKRNLDMNSLNRNEVINEGGVVLVNGKPSRGGLVIKSGKNIKNGKGKGGKYRDSHHEMHIWNERERRKKIRNMFASLHALLPDLPSKVDKSTIVDAAVKEIKNLQQILENLEKKKKDKLRYMSPFVSESSFVMNSQLNSYESTKTIIIDQGSYSYNNKFPISVNETSNTLSLYAPPSKQVAFQTWSSKKFVLNICGGEAQFCICATKKQGVLTKIAFVLEKHMIDVVSINIMRNGNGNVYMILVHASKGSYDTNSMEKTYKQAAGEILMLIS, from the exons ATGGTAACGAGTGTAGATCATGATCAAAATTCCGGTTCCATGAGGGAAAGTCAATTATGGGGTGATCCCACAAATTTAGATAACATTGGTGGGAGTAGCAAAAGAAACTTAGATATGAATTCGTTGAATCGGAACGAAGTAATTAATGAAGGAGGAGTAGTGCTTGTGAATGGAAAACCAAGTCGAGGTGGGCTTGTGATTAAAAGtggaaaaaatattaaaaatggAAAAGGTAAAGGTGGAAAATATCGTGATTCTCATCATGAAATGCACATATGGAATGAGAGAGAAAGGAGAAAGAAAATAAGGAACATGTTTGCTAGCCTTCATGCTTTGCTTCCAGATCTGCCCTCTAAG gTTGATAAGTCAACCATTGTGGATGCAGcagtgaaagaaataaaaaattTACAACAGATTCTTGAAAATCtagaaaagaagaagaaagacaagCTTAGATATATGTCCCCATTTGTGAGTGAGTCTTCATTTGTGATGAACTCCCAATTGAATTCATATGAATCAACGAAAACTATCATAATTGATCAGGGGTCCTATAGTTATAATAATAAATTTCCGATTAGTGTAAATGAAACTTCAAATACGTTATCGCTTTATGCACCTCCATCGAAACAAGTAGCTTTTCAAACTTGGTCTTCTAAAAAATTTGTATTGAACATTTGTGGGGGCGAAGCACAATTCTGCATATGTGCAACTAAGAAGCAGGGGGTCTTGACAAAAATTGCTTTTGTGTTGGAGAAACATATGATTGATGTTGTATCTATCAACATTATGCGCAATGGAAATGGAAATGTGTACATGATTCTAGTTCAT GCAAGCAAAGGTTCGTATGACACAAATTCAATGGAGAAAACTTACAAGCAAGCGGCTGGAGAAATTTTGATGTTGATATCTTAA
- the LOC127102559 gene encoding transcription factor bHLH95: MVTSVDHDQNSGSMGESQLWGDLTNLDNIGGSSKRNLDMNSLNRNEVINEGVVVLVNGKPSRGGLVIKSGKNIKNGKGKGGKYRDSHHEMHIWNERERRKKIRNMFASLHALLPDLPSKVDKSTIVDAAVKEIKNLQQILENLEKKKKDKLRSMSPFVSESSFVMNSQLNSYESTKTIIIDQGSYSYNNKFPISVNETSNTLSLYAPPSKQVAFQTWSSKKFVLNICGGEAQFCICATKKQGVLSKIAFVLEKHMIDVVSINIMRNGNGNMYMILVHASKGSYDTNSMEKTYKQAAGEILKLIS, encoded by the exons ATGGTAACGAGTGTAGATCATGATCAAAATTCCGGTTCCATGGGGGAAAGTCAATTATGGGGTGATCTCACAAATTTAGATAACATTGGTGGGAGTAGCAAAAGAAACTTAGATATGAATTCGTTGAATCGAAACGAAGTAATTAATGAAGGAGTAGTGGTGCTTGTGAATGGAAAACCAAGTCGAGGTGGGCTTGTGATTAAAAGtggaaaaaatattaaaaatggAAAAGGTAAAGGTGGAAAATATCGTGATTCTCATCATGAAATGCACATATGGAATGAGAGAGAAAGGAGAAAGAAAATAAGGAACATGTTTGCTAGCCTTCATGCTTTGCTTCCAGATCTGCCCTCTAAG gTTGATAAGTCAACCATTGTGGATGCAGcagtgaaagaaataaaaaattTACAACAGATTCTTGAAAATCtagaaaagaagaagaaagacaagCTTAGATCTATGTCCCCATTTGTGAGTGAGTCTTCATTTGTGATGAACTCCCAATTGAATTCATATGAATCAACGAAAACTATCATAATTGATCAGGGGTCCTATAGTTATAATAATAAATTTCCGATTAGTGTAAATGAAACTTCAAATACGTTATCGCTTTATGCACCTCCATCGAAACAAGTAGCTTTTCAAACTTGGTCTTCTAAAAAATTTGTATTGAACATTTGTGGGGGCGAAGCACAATTCTGCATATGTGCAACTAAGAAGCAGGGGGTCTTGAGTAAAATTGCTTTTGTGTTGGAGAAACATATGATTGATGTTGTATCTATCAACATTATGCGCAATGGAAATGGAAATATGTACATGATTCTAGTTCAT GCAAGCAAAGGTTCATATGACACAAATTCAATGGAGAAAACTTACAAGCAAGCGGCTGGAGAAATTTTGAAGTTGATATCTTAA